Proteins encoded in a region of the Neoarius graeffei isolate fNeoGra1 chromosome 3, fNeoGra1.pri, whole genome shotgun sequence genome:
- the LOC132882902 gene encoding uncharacterized protein LOC132882902, whose amino-acid sequence MPRELKHTAQLKRTGFGQPPPRHGLHLLHWFCTHCLYFSENDKMVARCDPKKGDFGFHLFENRFENGVRLLPHINFPYYVVGNMNSDRADELPDYVSQAFTGYYDNSNKDRIIVSLKNGTFDKVYITEHLDEWNYDPDKTYHINNKLIEYISHKKRTNFLNDMGIRSTVSITPEIRPNIEPPPAPQRHETRVMINNRQNSSRSRGFWDYCTIL is encoded by the coding sequence ATGCCCCGTGAGCTGAAACACACGGCCCAGCTGAAACGCACCGGGTTTGGTCAGCCCCCACCCCGACACGGACTCCACCTGCTCCACTGGTTCTGCACACACTGCCTCTATTTCAGTGAGAATGATAAGATGGTTGCACGCTGTGATCCGAAAAAAGGAGATTTTGGTTTTCACCTGTTTGAGAATCGATTTGAAAATGGCGTTCGACTTCTGCCACATATAAATTTCCCATACTACGTGGTGGGGAACATGAACAGTGACAGAGCAGATGAGCTGCCTGATTACGTCTCTCAAGCATTTACCGGTTACTATGACAACAGCAATAAGGACCGCATCATAGTCAGCCTTAAAAATGGCACGTTTGATAAAGTTTACATCACCGAACACTTAGACGAGTGGAACTATGACCCAGATAAAACCTATCACATTAATAATAAACTCATTGAATACATCAGTCATAAGAAAAGGACGAATTTCCTGAATGATATGGGCATCAGATCTACAGTCAGCATCACTCCAGAGATCCGACCCAACATCGAACCCCCTCCTGCTCCACAGAGGCACGAAACTCGCGTCATGATTAATAACAGACAGAACTCATCCAGGAGCCGAGGATTCTGGGATTATTGCACAATCCTGTAA
- the LOC132882903 gene encoding uncharacterized protein LOC132882903, translated as MSFTVVEFTDNAIEVVPSSWLGHTSEHGMVCYWTTHNVRLHVVKCRAPNTTWAKHPVKKTWYETDSYAKAEQKCLQLMESSSVETEDDVNAFAIRQRKRPRRFVSESSDDDDSAPVVAATKKQPKTLTVPGSPVCRQDPMPLPPQCKWSTPAGTGASPHHPSPSPVDPVQASSQALHPIQSARHLQESLETSFDSVQASSRTLHNG; from the exons ATGAGCTTCACTGTTGTTGAGTTCACAGACAATGCTATTGAGGTTGTGCCATCTTCATGGCTTGGACACACTTCTGAG catGGCATGGTCTGCTACTGGACGACACACAATGTGCGATTGCATGTTGTGAAGTGCCGAGCACCAAATACAACTTGGGCCAAACATCCCGTTAAGAAAACCTGGTACGAAACAG ATTCATACGCCAAAGCTGAACAGAAGTGTTTGCAATTGATGGAGTCCTCAAGTGTTGAGACAGAGGATGATGTGAACGCTTTTGCAATAAGGCAGCGTAAGCGCCCAAGGAGGTTTGTCTCCGAATCCTCTGATGATG ATGATTCTGCTCCAGTGGTAGCAGCAACCAAGAAGCAACCCAAGACTCTGACTGTGCCTGGAAGCCCTGTGT GTCGGCAGGACCCAATGCCCCTACCACCACAATGTAAGT GGTCAACACCAGCCGGGACTGGAGCCAGTCCTCACCACCCTAGCCCAAGTCCTGTTGACCCTGTTCAAG ccagcagccAGGCACTACACCCAATTCAGTCAGCCAGGCACCTCCAAGAGTCACTGGAAACCTCTTTTGACTCTGTTCAAG ccagcagccGGACGCTTCATAACGGATAG